A single window of Chloracidobacterium thermophilum B DNA harbors:
- a CDS encoding 5-oxoproline transporter, DUF979 family subunit, producing MAEGTSILARLVGHPATLETAFALIGALLWGYAVQIVCDCRRARRMLAAAYWFTLGLLFGFGAWLPHWVAGLLVVGLVAVEAAGGVRTQATPAPSGEPSAPGWRALWPVLTIPTVTFVLAGLTALAGGEVGRGAVVGLALGGLVAVGVALVVGRFSWPTALAAGRQLTEDIGPLHLLPQLLASLGLLFTAAGVGTLLADGVQRIVPPGSLPGAAVAYFLGMTLFTALVGNSFAAFSVITTGIGVPLVVAPFGLDPALVAILGLTAGSCGTLCTPMAANFNLLPVGLYGLPDNYAVIRWQWRVAAVLWPSHLIVLGLFWLCR from the coding sequence ATGGCTGAGGGGACATCCATTCTGGCCCGGCTGGTGGGTCATCCGGCCACCCTGGAAACGGCCTTTGCGCTTATCGGTGCGCTGCTGTGGGGCTACGCCGTACAGATTGTCTGTGACTGTCGCCGCGCCCGGCGGATGCTGGCGGCAGCCTACTGGTTCACGCTGGGGTTGCTGTTTGGGTTTGGCGCGTGGCTTCCGCACTGGGTGGCCGGGTTGCTCGTCGTCGGGCTGGTGGCCGTCGAGGCGGCGGGTGGCGTGCGTACGCAGGCGACGCCTGCGCCGTCCGGTGAACCTTCTGCGCCGGGCTGGCGTGCCCTGTGGCCGGTACTGACGATTCCCACGGTCACGTTCGTGCTGGCCGGCCTGACGGCGCTGGCCGGCGGCGAAGTCGGGCGGGGCGCGGTGGTCGGGCTGGCGCTGGGGGGGCTCGTTGCCGTCGGCGTGGCGCTTGTCGTTGGACGTTTTTCGTGGCCGACGGCGCTGGCCGCCGGACGGCAGTTGACCGAGGACATCGGTCCGCTGCATCTGTTGCCCCAACTGCTGGCATCCCTTGGATTGCTCTTTACGGCGGCCGGCGTGGGAACGCTGCTGGCCGACGGGGTGCAGCGGATCGTGCCGCCGGGCAGCCTGCCAGGGGCAGCCGTCGCCTATTTTCTCGGCATGACGCTCTTTACGGCGCTGGTTGGCAATTCCTTTGCGGCGTTTTCTGTCATCACAACCGGCATCGGTGTCCCGCTGGTCGTCGCACCGTTTGGGCTGGACCCGGCACTGGTGGCCATACTGGGGCTGACGGCCGGCAGTTGCGGCACGCTCTGCACGCCCATGGCGGCCAACTTCAACCTGCTGCCGGTCGGACTCTACGGTCTGCCGGACAACTACGCCGTCATCCGCTGGCAGTGGCGCGTGGCGGCTGTGCTGTGGCCGTCCCATCTCATCGTTCTGGGACTGTTCTGGCTGTGTCGGTAA
- a CDS encoding ribosome maturation factor RimP, which yields MDIAETIERLVTQDGFELVVCEMKKLGRRHLLRVVVDHPNGITLDHCAALSRRIGDHLDAVDAVPTAYTLEVSSPGVERGLYRLADYQRFTGHRVRLRTTVALNGRRQFRGRIAAVRTEEGPVIILRNEAGVETPIAFSDIAQAQLEVTAEDLFRVAEAKRAAREREREKDAADTRP from the coding sequence TTGGACATTGCCGAAACCATCGAACGCCTTGTGACGCAGGATGGGTTCGAGTTGGTCGTTTGTGAGATGAAAAAGCTCGGACGCCGGCATCTTTTGCGCGTCGTGGTGGACCATCCCAACGGCATCACCCTTGACCACTGTGCGGCATTGAGTCGGCGTATCGGCGACCATCTCGACGCGGTGGATGCCGTGCCAACCGCTTACACCCTGGAAGTTTCCTCGCCAGGCGTCGAACGTGGGCTGTACCGGCTGGCCGACTACCAACGGTTCACCGGCCATCGCGTGCGACTGCGGACAACGGTGGCGCTCAACGGCAGGCGGCAGTTTCGCGGACGGATTGCTGCCGTCCGCACTGAGGAAGGGCCGGTCATCATCCTGCGCAACGAGGCTGGTGTGGAAACCCCCATTGCGTTTTCCGATATTGCCCAGGCCCAACTCGAAGTCACGGCAGAAGACCTCTTTCGCGTGGCGGAAGCAAAACGTGCCGCACGTGAACGGGAGCGCGAAAAAGATGCGGCGGATACCAGACCGTAG
- a CDS encoding glycosyltransferase family 9 protein — protein MIPVPFDRPVLFRLRSIGDTVLMTPVLSALKAWRPDLPITVVTEPLSAPLLEPHPLVDELFVIPRARRGIAGLEMRLGAIRRLRAGNFDMGFNLHGGTTAAWLMRLAGIPRRVGYALPNTRWLLTHVAPAPTEIWQKSTIHCVEQQLGLLKFVGVPVPSPLPRTKLYCAPQARAAVTAKLRRAGVSGPYAVIHPAAAFQSKQWAATHFADIVNYLAQRGLQPVIVVGPGEEPVAEAVRRALPASHRALFFTDLPLSETMALIAGCAFFVGNDSGPAHIAAAFERPLVVIFGSSNETVWSPWTNVPHRVVRHRLPCVPCAGPVCQAFPEPECIRRVTVAEVTSAIDAVFPA, from the coding sequence GTGATACCTGTACCTTTTGACCGCCCGGTGCTGTTCCGTCTGCGCTCAATCGGCGACACGGTGCTGATGACGCCGGTATTGAGTGCCCTGAAGGCGTGGCGGCCGGACCTGCCCATTACCGTGGTGACGGAACCGCTTTCGGCTCCGCTGCTCGAACCGCATCCACTGGTGGATGAACTGTTTGTGATACCGCGCGCCCGGCGCGGCATCGCCGGCCTGGAGATGCGCCTTGGGGCTATTCGGCGGCTGCGGGCTGGAAACTTCGATATGGGCTTCAACCTGCACGGCGGCACAACGGCTGCCTGGCTGATGCGGCTGGCCGGTATCCCCCGGCGGGTTGGCTACGCACTGCCCAACACGCGCTGGCTGCTGACGCACGTGGCGCCGGCCCCAACCGAAATCTGGCAGAAGTCCACGATTCACTGTGTTGAACAGCAGCTCGGCCTGCTGAAGTTCGTCGGCGTGCCCGTGCCGTCACCGCTTCCACGGACGAAGCTCTACTGCGCGCCCCAGGCCCGTGCGGCCGTCACGGCGAAGCTGCGCCGGGCCGGTGTTTCCGGCCCCTACGCCGTCATTCACCCGGCGGCGGCTTTTCAGAGCAAGCAGTGGGCGGCAACGCATTTCGCCGACATTGTGAACTATCTGGCACAGCGTGGGTTGCAGCCGGTCATTGTGGTTGGGCCGGGAGAGGAGCCGGTGGCCGAAGCCGTCCGCCGTGCCCTGCCGGCGTCCCACCGGGCGCTGTTTTTCACGGACCTGCCGCTTTCCGAAACCATGGCGCTCATTGCCGGCTGTGCCTTTTTCGTGGGCAACGACAGCGGCCCAGCCCACATTGCGGCTGCTTTTGAGCGCCCGCTCGTGGTCATTTTCGGTTCGTCGAATGAAACCGTCTGGTCGCCGTGGACGAACGTCCCGCACCGGGTGGTGCGTCACCGGTTGCCATGTGTCCCGTGTGCCGGGCCGGTCTGTCAGGCCTTCCCGGAGCCGGAGTGTATCCGCCGGGTGACGGTAGCCGAGGTGACGTCCGCCATTGACGCTGTCTTTCCGGCTTAG
- the nusA gene encoding transcription termination factor NusA has product MSILSEQIQAISRDKNIDPRIIIEALQDAVTAAARRHFKSNENLVAIYSEESHRMELYAAKRVTDVVVCPETEVSLEEALQADASAEIGDVLYEPRQDRFEELGRIAAQTAKQIIIQKVREAERENIYNEYIGRVGEIVHGVVKRFERGNIILDIGRTEALLPRSEQSPAENFSQNDRVRVVITQVTKDAKGPQVHVSRTSPELLKRLFEMEVPEIYDGTVTIKAAAREPGERAKVGVASNDPDVDPVGACVGMKGSRVQAVIRELRGEKIDIIPWSEDPVVFAANALSPAKVSRVQITDFTNQRLEVIVEESQLSLAIGKRGQNVRLASKLVGWNIDIRSDAEMKREVASQFQSLLSRPDVPLTDLAALNPAYAQYLKKAGIATLEELADANVNDVASILDISFDEAVALIEQARQLLPATGTNEEAASETAAEEAAPELAAGAEATPEDTAEVSLQSGGTADAPTATDTDAAPAAAALDSPTTDAIAPEGEPELQPGA; this is encoded by the coding sequence ATGTCCATACTGTCAGAGCAGATTCAGGCTATCAGCCGGGACAAAAACATTGACCCACGCATCATCATCGAGGCCCTGCAGGATGCAGTGACGGCCGCGGCGCGGCGGCACTTCAAGTCGAATGAAAACCTCGTGGCTATTTACAGCGAGGAAAGCCACCGCATGGAACTCTACGCCGCCAAGCGTGTGACTGATGTCGTCGTCTGCCCGGAAACGGAAGTCTCCCTTGAAGAAGCCCTTCAGGCTGACGCCTCGGCAGAAATTGGCGATGTGCTTTACGAGCCACGGCAGGACCGCTTCGAGGAACTCGGCCGCATCGCCGCGCAAACCGCCAAACAAATCATCATCCAGAAGGTGCGGGAAGCCGAACGCGAAAACATCTACAACGAATACATCGGGCGTGTGGGGGAGATTGTCCACGGCGTCGTCAAACGCTTTGAGCGGGGCAACATCATCCTTGACATCGGGCGCACGGAGGCCCTGCTGCCCCGCTCCGAACAGTCGCCGGCGGAAAACTTCAGCCAGAACGACCGGGTACGGGTCGTCATCACCCAGGTGACGAAAGATGCCAAGGGTCCGCAGGTTCACGTTTCGCGCACCAGTCCCGAACTGCTCAAGCGGCTGTTTGAGATGGAAGTCCCTGAAATCTACGACGGAACTGTGACCATCAAGGCGGCGGCACGGGAACCGGGCGAGCGGGCAAAGGTGGGCGTGGCCTCGAATGACCCGGATGTGGACCCGGTGGGCGCCTGTGTCGGGATGAAGGGTTCGCGCGTACAGGCCGTCATCCGGGAGCTGCGCGGTGAAAAAATTGACATCATTCCGTGGTCGGAGGACCCGGTGGTGTTTGCCGCCAACGCCCTCTCTCCGGCCAAGGTGAGCCGTGTCCAGATTACCGATTTCACCAACCAGCGCCTTGAAGTCATTGTTGAGGAATCCCAGCTCAGTCTGGCCATCGGCAAACGGGGGCAGAACGTCCGGCTGGCCTCCAAACTCGTGGGGTGGAACATTGACATCCGCAGCGATGCCGAAATGAAACGCGAAGTGGCCAGCCAGTTCCAGTCCCTGCTTTCGCGGCCGGATGTTCCGCTGACCGATTTGGCGGCTCTCAATCCGGCCTATGCCCAGTATCTGAAGAAAGCTGGCATTGCCACCCTTGAAGAGCTGGCCGATGCCAATGTCAACGATGTGGCCAGCATCCTGGACATCAGCTTCGATGAAGCCGTGGCACTGATTGAGCAGGCCCGACAACTCCTGCCAGCCACAGGGACAAACGAAGAAGCCGCATCGGAAACGGCGGCAGAAGAAGCCGCACCGGAGCTTGCAGCCGGGGCGGAAGCGACACCGGAGGACACGGCCGAGGTGTCGCTCCAATCCGGGGGCACGGCTGACGCACCAACCGCAACGGACACGGACGCCGCTCCGGCCGCAGCGGCGCTGGACAGTCCGACGACAGATGCCATCGCGCCAGAGGGTGAGCCGGAGCTTCAGCCGGGTGCCTGA
- a CDS encoding M16 family metallopeptidase, producing MNILSGWMKPWHNATPQPRHMTSGTHPDTRLYDKHRVRWQLVLVLTLVVAGGLAGNWTVQARPQDTAPRLRPQDFVTEQTVAGVKTLVKRRPGSQTVAVGLFFAGGASNIAPAQAGIEALTLATATEASRRFPRALLRRETARLGCSLSYLVTYDYSALTLASTRQTFEQSWKLFADVVRHPRFEAEDVALTRERLLASLLDDEDDPDALLQKTQATAVYRQHPYAATPTGTPEALARLSVADVRAHYARLLTTKRMLLVVVGDVAPERIATEATRLFAGLPAGTPPKPLPPLSWAEADVTIVNRSMPTDYVQGVYAAPPLTAPDFPALRLAAAVLRDRIFEEVRVKRNLSYAPTAFLTAQGANLGGIYVSSVSAPQAVEVMLKEIERLKTELVEPAELRATVAQFLTTTYLAEETNSGQVAALALYELVGGGWRQNFTSLDRLQAVTPEQVRAAARKYMGNLRFVIIGDEARTRQLRDRLTVPGPGD from the coding sequence ATGAACATCCTATCGGGCTGGATGAAGCCGTGGCACAACGCCACGCCACAGCCACGCCACATGACATCCGGGACACATCCCGACACCAGGCTTTATGACAAGCATCGGGTCAGGTGGCAACTGGTGCTGGTGCTGACCCTTGTCGTTGCTGGCGGATTGGCTGGCAACTGGACAGTGCAGGCCCGGCCGCAGGACACCGCGCCCCGCCTCCGGCCGCAGGATTTCGTCACGGAGCAGACCGTTGCCGGTGTCAAAACCCTCGTCAAACGGCGTCCGGGCAGTCAGACCGTGGCGGTCGGACTGTTCTTTGCCGGTGGTGCCAGCAACATCGCGCCGGCGCAGGCCGGTATCGAGGCACTGACGCTGGCAACGGCCACCGAGGCGAGCCGCCGTTTCCCCCGCGCCCTTCTGCGCCGGGAAACGGCGCGCCTGGGCTGTAGTCTGAGCTACCTTGTGACGTACGATTACTCGGCGCTCACCCTGGCCAGCACCCGCCAGACCTTTGAGCAGAGCTGGAAACTCTTTGCCGATGTCGTCCGCCATCCGCGTTTCGAGGCAGAGGATGTCGCGCTGACGCGCGAGCGGCTGCTGGCTTCCCTGCTCGATGATGAAGACGATCCCGATGCCCTGTTGCAGAAAACCCAGGCCACAGCCGTGTACCGCCAGCATCCCTACGCGGCGACGCCAACCGGGACGCCGGAAGCCCTGGCACGTCTCAGCGTGGCGGATGTGCGCGCCCATTATGCCCGGCTTCTGACGACGAAACGGATGCTGCTCGTCGTCGTGGGCGATGTTGCGCCTGAGCGCATTGCCACCGAGGCCACCCGGCTGTTTGCCGGGCTGCCGGCCGGAACGCCTCCGAAACCGCTGCCGCCCCTGTCCTGGGCAGAAGCGGATGTGACCATCGTCAACCGTTCCATGCCGACCGACTACGTGCAGGGCGTCTATGCGGCCCCGCCCCTCACCGCGCCGGACTTTCCGGCGCTGCGCCTGGCAGCGGCCGTTCTGCGGGACCGGATTTTTGAAGAAGTGCGCGTCAAGCGGAACCTCTCCTATGCGCCGACGGCCTTTCTGACGGCCCAGGGGGCCAACCTGGGCGGCATCTATGTCTCTTCGGTGTCCGCCCCGCAGGCGGTGGAAGTGATGCTGAAGGAAATCGAACGGCTCAAAACGGAACTTGTCGAGCCGGCCGAGTTGCGCGCTACCGTGGCGCAATTTCTCACCACGACCTATCTGGCTGAAGAAACCAACAGCGGACAGGTGGCGGCCCTGGCGCTGTACGAACTGGTGGGCGGCGGGTGGCGACAGAACTTCACCTCACTGGACCGGCTGCAGGCCGTCACGCCGGAGCAGGTGCGGGCGGCGGCCCGGAAGTACATGGGCAACCTGCGGTTTGTCATCATCGGGGACGAAGCCCGGACGCGCCAGCTGCGTGATAGACTCACCGTTCCGGGGCCGGGCGACTGA
- a CDS encoding SpoIID/LytB domain-containing protein — translation MAHVHVQPRISPCYNSLSHRFPGLLVSIAAVLEMLRVFCRQVAWLALVALLGAYLSGPLSAPGQVTRPRRVGIPAGSAAGIAEPEIRIALTTNADFATVTCEGPMTCSTGEPSDDVLPITAGKATVQLEVGTRPAPGSGSERYRVEVASFRSREAATAAVVRLREQVAGPVTTRYDAREQAYVVVVGDCAAPEDAEALMVSVVNAGFRRPVITRDAAPGASLPRLGVTAEGGSSLLRGAQRCTFTALEEERAPLRFSGQSYRGRIEVFLNRRGRLTVVNVVPLEAYLRGVVPNELSPTVFSNLEALKAQAIAARTYALKNRGKYAAEGYDLLPTAASQVYRGQGSEHPLSDRAVLETRGIVATYNGEPIDALYTSTSGGRTESSEYVFGAPQPYLKSVLVAPVPQVRAGRWIVSSQSVEHWQDPEVRLLARDWALLRVLGFTLPERPGAAYFTSLATAREVTLWLNRAARLATAGQSERPTGTVLRLEGFVPALLAALYGAESPARLVTPEDARYWLGTEAERFPPEARPALAYLVRENILRPTALLNAGRPLTRGIALGLLARSLLARGIPALQSGTARPYDGTALTVRLGKGKDEQRWTVAPDAYLFRTFGGECLPVERVEIIGGETVCLYADQDGRVRYLEVSPVRNGATGDRTSPFSWWEVRLSPAELQAQLSKAGVNVGDIRELKPLARGDSGRVARLQVVGAAGTSTLTGLRIRSALGVRENLFVILHERDADGRLTGVRFIGRGWGHGVGMCQVGAYGLAVEGYTHEQILKHFYTGIALTRLYP, via the coding sequence GTGGCGCACGTGCACGTGCAGCCCCGCATCAGTCCGTGCTACAACAGTCTGTCTCACCGTTTTCCAGGGTTGTTGGTTTCCATTGCTGCTGTTTTGGAAATGCTGCGTGTGTTTTGTCGCCAGGTGGCATGGTTGGCGCTGGTGGCGCTTCTCGGCGCGTATCTGTCAGGACCGCTGTCCGCGCCGGGGCAGGTGACGCGCCCCCGGCGGGTCGGTATCCCCGCCGGGTCCGCTGCCGGCATCGCCGAGCCGGAAATCCGCATTGCGCTGACCACGAACGCCGACTTCGCCACCGTAACCTGTGAAGGGCCCATGACCTGTTCCACCGGGGAGCCGTCTGATGACGTGCTGCCCATCACGGCCGGAAAGGCCACGGTGCAGCTCGAAGTCGGGACCCGCCCTGCGCCGGGCAGCGGGTCGGAGCGTTACCGCGTGGAAGTCGCTTCATTCCGGTCCCGGGAAGCGGCCACCGCTGCGGTTGTCCGGTTACGTGAGCAGGTCGCCGGGCCGGTAACGACGCGCTACGACGCACGTGAGCAGGCGTATGTCGTCGTTGTCGGGGATTGTGCCGCGCCGGAAGACGCCGAGGCGCTCATGGTGAGTGTGGTCAACGCCGGGTTTCGCCGTCCGGTCATCACCCGCGACGCGGCTCCGGGCGCTTCTCTTCCGCGCCTGGGCGTGACGGCCGAGGGCGGAAGCTCCCTGCTGCGCGGCGCACAACGCTGCACCTTCACAGCTCTGGAGGAAGAACGCGCGCCACTCAGATTTTCGGGCCAGTCCTACCGGGGACGCATCGAGGTTTTCCTCAACCGGCGCGGACGCCTGACCGTCGTCAACGTCGTTCCGCTGGAAGCCTATCTGCGCGGCGTCGTTCCCAATGAACTGTCGCCGACGGTGTTTTCCAACCTCGAAGCCCTCAAGGCCCAGGCGATTGCTGCCCGCACCTATGCCCTGAAAAATCGCGGCAAGTATGCCGCCGAAGGCTATGACCTGCTGCCGACGGCGGCTTCGCAGGTCTATCGTGGGCAGGGTTCGGAGCATCCGCTGTCAGACCGCGCGGTGCTGGAAACACGCGGCATCGTGGCCACCTACAACGGCGAACCGATAGATGCCCTCTACACTTCCACTTCCGGCGGGCGTACGGAAAGCTCCGAGTACGTCTTTGGCGCGCCGCAGCCGTACCTGAAAAGCGTCCTGGTTGCTCCTGTCCCTCAAGTGCGGGCCGGGCGGTGGATCGTTTCCAGCCAGAGTGTCGAGCACTGGCAGGACCCGGAGGTGCGGCTGCTGGCGCGGGACTGGGCCCTGCTGCGCGTGCTCGGTTTCACCCTGCCGGAACGGCCTGGCGCGGCATACTTCACCTCTCTGGCAACGGCGCGCGAAGTGACGCTCTGGCTCAACCGGGCGGCGCGGTTGGCGACGGCCGGGCAGAGTGAGCGTCCCACGGGGACGGTGCTACGGCTGGAGGGCTTTGTGCCGGCGTTGCTGGCGGCGCTCTATGGCGCGGAGTCGCCCGCCCGTCTGGTCACGCCGGAAGATGCCCGCTACTGGCTGGGCACGGAGGCTGAACGTTTCCCGCCAGAGGCGCGGCCGGCGCTGGCCTACCTGGTACGCGAAAACATCCTGCGCCCGACGGCGCTGCTGAATGCCGGGCGGCCGCTGACCCGTGGCATCGCCCTCGGTCTGCTGGCCCGGTCACTGCTGGCGCGGGGCATCCCGGCGCTCCAGAGCGGCACGGCGCGACCCTACGACGGCACGGCGCTGACGGTACGCCTGGGCAAGGGAAAGGATGAGCAGCGCTGGACGGTCGCGCCGGACGCCTACCTGTTCCGTACCTTTGGCGGGGAATGCCTGCCAGTCGAGCGGGTCGAAATCATCGGCGGCGAGACCGTGTGCCTGTATGCCGATCAGGATGGTCGGGTGCGCTATCTCGAAGTTTCGCCGGTGCGCAACGGTGCCACCGGCGACCGGACTTCGCCGTTTTCCTGGTGGGAAGTACGGCTTTCCCCGGCTGAACTTCAGGCACAGCTTTCCAAAGCCGGCGTCAATGTGGGCGACATCCGCGAGCTGAAGCCGCTGGCGCGCGGCGATTCGGGGCGGGTGGCGCGTCTCCAGGTCGTCGGTGCGGCCGGGACAAGCACCCTGACCGGTCTCAGGATACGTTCGGCGCTTGGCGTCCGGGAAAATCTCTTCGTCATCCTGCACGAACGGGATGCTGACGGGCGGCTGACAGGCGTCCGGTTCATCGGACGCGGCTGGGGGCATGGCGTCGGGATGTGTCAGGTCGGAGCTTACGGGCTGGCGGTGGAAGGCTACACCCACGAGCAGATTCTGAAGCATTTTTACACGGGGATTGCCCTGACGCGGCTCTATCCCTGA
- a CDS encoding 5-oxoproline transporter, DUF969 family subunit gives METWLGWPVWKLLGVGVLVVGLARRWPTGPVVLGAGGLTAWLAGMPLVGHQTQPGMLDTLGKAFVENRVITLYLLTLPAVGLAERLGLHTTMGRLMGRLTGVSLARLLIGFQMARVAMGALGLRLQGHVTFGRPIVAPMATAVLPSPAGEGTAKAAVAAAENYGNFFGQNLFPASAGCLLVAGVMKGAGYPVDVVRLALYAIPIVAVSLGVAAVQFVWLERQLGQRPNGTAEHTAVRQDTGHG, from the coding sequence ATGGAAACCTGGCTTGGCTGGCCGGTCTGGAAACTGCTCGGTGTGGGCGTGCTCGTCGTCGGTCTGGCGCGGCGGTGGCCGACGGGGCCCGTCGTGCTGGGCGCGGGAGGTCTGACGGCCTGGCTGGCCGGGATGCCGCTGGTGGGCCATCAGACGCAGCCGGGCATGCTGGATACCCTGGGCAAGGCTTTTGTTGAAAACCGCGTCATCACGCTCTACCTGTTGACGCTGCCGGCGGTCGGTCTGGCCGAACGCCTGGGGCTGCACACGACCATGGGGCGTCTGATGGGACGGCTGACGGGCGTTTCCCTGGCGCGGCTGCTCATCGGTTTTCAGATGGCGCGGGTGGCGATGGGTGCGTTGGGGCTGCGCCTGCAGGGGCACGTCACCTTCGGGCGGCCGATTGTCGCGCCGATGGCCACGGCCGTACTGCCGTCGCCGGCCGGTGAAGGGACGGCCAAGGCGGCGGTCGCGGCAGCCGAAAACTACGGCAACTTTTTCGGCCAGAACCTGTTTCCGGCCTCGGCCGGCTGTCTGCTCGTGGCCGGGGTGATGAAGGGCGCCGGGTATCCGGTGGATGTCGTCCGTCTGGCACTGTACGCGATTCCCATTGTGGCGGTGTCGCTCGGTGTGGCAGCCGTGCAGTTCGTATGGCTGGAGCGGCAGCTTGGACAACGGCCGAACGGGACGGCCGAACACACCGCCGTGCGGCAGGATACCGGCCATGGCTGA